GCTCAACACGGCGCGAACCCACTTGGGATCGACGGCTTCACCACCGAACATCACCACTCTCGTGTTTGCAAACGCGTCAGGTTGATCAGCGGCGACCTGATTGAACAATGCGGTTGTGAGAAAGAGCACCGTGATTCCCTGCTCTCGAAGTTCGCGCGCGAAGTCCCGCGGGGATAATGCAACGTCGGGTGAAATTCCAACGAGCCGCGCCCCGTTCAACAACGCTCCCCAGATTTCGAACGTGGCTGCGTCGAACGAAGTATTGGATGCCTGCGCGATGGTGTCGCCCGCGTCGAGCTGGATGAAGTTGGTGTTCAACACCAGCCGCGCAATCGCACGATGCGGAATCGCTACCCCCTTGGGTTGTCCCGTCGATCCCGACGTGTACATCACATACGCGATGCTGTCGGCGGCGCAACCTGGATTCAGGTTGTCGCGCGTCTCCTTGGAAATGAGATCCCAATCCGAATTGATGCACACGACCCGGGCGTGTGTCCTCGGCAGGAACGCGAGCAGATGCTGCTGCGTGAGCAGAACCGGCGCGCCGGAATCTGCGAGCATATGCGCGAGGCGTGGCTTGGGATAACCGGAATCGAGAGGCACATAGAGGCTTCCCGCCTTGAGAATGGCGAGCATGCCGATGATCAGGCTTGGGGATCGTTCCATGCAGAGCCCCACGGGAACGCCAGGTCCCGCGCCGAGCTTGACCAGGTGCCTCGCAAGCTGGTTGGCTCGCGCATTCAATTCGGCATAGGTGAGCGACTCCTGTCCGTAGCTCACCACCACCCGATTGGGCATGCGCTCGACCTGGGCCTCGAACAGTTGCGTCAGGCTTCGATCGGAAGGATAAACAGCGGCCGTCTGGTTCCACTCGACGAGAAGCTGCTGCTCTTCGGCCGGACTCAGAATTGGAAGCTCCCGCACGCGCTGTTGCGGATTGGCGACAATGGCTGTGACGAGATTCTCGAAATGCTGCAGCAGGCGGCGGATAGTGGTTTCGGTGAACAGGTCGGAATTGAATTCGGCCCGTCCCACCAGGCCTCGCGCGGTTTCCTGCACCACAAAGGTTAAATCGAATTTCGCCGTCTCCGTGTGCACTTCCAATACACGCGCCTTGAGGCCCGGCCAGGCGACTTCGTCAAGCCCCCCCGTTTGCACTGCAAACATGAGGCGCGTGAACGGGTTGTGATTCAGGGTGCGTTCGGGGCGAAGGGCCTCGACGAGACGCTCGAACGGCAGTTCCTGGTTTGCGTAGGCGCCCAATGTCGTCTCGCGCACGCGTTGAAGCAGTTCTTCAAACGTAATCTCACCCTCGACACGTGTGCGCAGGACGAGCGTGTTGACAAAAAATCCGATGAGATCCTCGGTTTCCAATTGGTTGCGTCCGGCGATGGGTGAGCCGACGACGAGGTCGTCCTGCTGGGTGTAGCGGAACAGCAGCGTTTTGAATGAGGCGAGCAGCACCATGAACAGGCTGGTGCCGCTGCGCGCGGCAAGGTTCTTCAATCCCGCGGTGAGCGCGGGCGGCAGTGCGTGCGACGTGGTTTTGCCGCGAAACGCCGGGGCGGCCCGGCGTGCAAAATCGCCGGGTAACTCCAATGGGGCAGGGGTGCCGGCCAGTTGCTTGCGCCAGTACTCCAGCTGCTTTTCCACAACCTCCCCCGACAGGCGCTCCCGCTGCCAGAGCGCGTAGTCCGCATATTGAATCGGCAAGTCGGCCAAACCCGAGACGCGCCCGCGCCGATAGGCATCATAGAGCAAGGTCAGTTCCCGCAGGCAAATCTTCAGCGACCATTCATCAGAAACGATGTGATGGAAATTCAACAGCAGCCAGTGGCGGTCGGGTTCCATCCGAAGCAGCAGCGCCCGCAGCAGAGGCCCCGTGGCTAAATCGAAAGGACGATGCACTTCCTCAAAGAGCAGCCGTTTCGCTGTCGCATCGCGCTCCGCAGAGGGTTCCTGGGCCAGGTCGCGCTGGTCCAGGGCAACCTGCCCGGTCTCCTCGACCACCTGCACAGGCATCTCATCGGAACAAACAAACCGGGTGCGGAGCACTTCATGCCGCAGCACGAGTTGACCAAGCGCCTTCTCCAGGGCGGAAACATCGAGCGCGCCTGTGAGTTCAAGCGCGAGTGGCACGTTATACAACGCGCTGTTGGGCTCCAGCTGGTCCAGCAGCCATAACCGCTGTTGCGCAAACGAAAGCGGGACAGTTTCCGGCTGCGCGGTCGCTTCACGCAACTGCGCTTCGAGGACCGCGCGGCGATCCGAAAGGACGGATTCCGTGGATGTAGTGGGGGCAAACTTCATGGTACGACTTGCTTCATTGAGGACGGGAAAGAAACGATTCAATTTCAGAATCTGATAACTGATCAATGCGTGTCAGCAGTTGCTGCGCTTCCGACCGCGCCCGGCGGCGCGGTGCAATCCCGGCAGCTGCCGTTGTCTGGGCAGCTGGCTGGCGCAGCTTCTCTGCAAGGCCGGCGACAGTCGGAAATTCAAAGACGGTCCGCACCGGCAGCTCCTGATGTAACACGCGCGCAATCCGCGAAAGCATCTGCGTGATCAGCAACGAATGGCCGCCCAGCTGGAAAAAGTTGTCGTGTATCCCGAAACCATTTCGCCCGAGGAGATCCTTCCAGATGCCACAGAGTGTTTCCTCGACCGAATCGCGCGGGCTTGCCGCTTCCATCGACGGGTGCGCCGTGTCGTCGGGGGACGGCAGCCTGCGAAAATCCACTTTGCCGTTGGGCGTGAGGGGCAGGGCAGGCACGACGATCACACGAGCTGGAACCATGTAGGGCGGCAGGCTTTCGGCTGAGAAATCCCGGAGTTGCCGTTCCTCGGACGCCGCCGTGTCCCGCACCGTGACATAGGCGATCAACTGGCGGTCCTGGTTTGCTGTGGGTCGGGCAACCACAACCGCCTGGCGAACGTCGGGATGCCGCATCAACGCGGCTTCTATCTCGCCGGGTTCGATCCTGTATCCGCGGATCTTCACCTGTTGATCGGAGCGCCCGAGAAATTCGAGGGTGCCGTCAGGGCGCCACCGAACGCGGTCGCCCGTTTTGTAGAGCCGCTCCGACCGGCCTTCAATCTCACGCCGGATGAACCGCTCGTCATTGAGAGTGGGTTCATTCAGATAGCCGCGAGCCAAGCCGTCGCCCGCCGCGTAGAGTTCCCCGACGCCGCCAACGGGAAGTGGCCGAAGCGCTGCATCCAGCACATAAACGCGAGTGTTGCTGATCGGCGATCCAATCGGAACCGAACGGCCGCCAGGCCAGCCGCGCGGGATTCGATAACAGCAGGTGAACGTGGTATTCTCAGTCGGGCCGTAGCCGTTGATGAGCTGGCAGCCCGGCAAATCTTGGAGGACTCGCAAGACGTGCGGCACGGAAAGGACATCGCCCCCCGCAAGCAACTGCCTGACATTGCGCAGGCGCGGCAGTTGATAGTCGACCATCTGATGGAACAGCCCTGCCGTCAGCCAGAGCGTCGTCACACCCGATTCTTCAATGCAGCGGCCAAGTTCCTCCAATGACAGCGTGTGCGGCGGTGAAATAACTAGCCGTGCCCCATTCAGGAGTGCTCCCCAGATTTCCAAAGTTGCGGCATCGAATGAGACGGGCGCGAGTTGCAGGAAAACATCCGTTGCCGAAAAACTCGCGTAGTTTGTGTTCCGCACGAGACGCACGATGGCACGATGCGGTATCGCGACAGCCTTCGGGTTGCCTGTCGAGCCCGAGGTAAACATGACGTAGGCAACGTTGTCTGGAACGGTCGCAGGCGCCGCGCTCTCGAC
Above is a genomic segment from Verrucomicrobiia bacterium containing:
- a CDS encoding condensation domain-containing protein, with translation MKFAPTTSTESVLSDRRAVLEAQLREATAQPETVPLSFAQQRLWLLDQLEPNSALYNVPLALELTGALDVSALEKALGQLVLRHEVLRTRFVCSDEMPVQVVEETGQVALDQRDLAQEPSAERDATAKRLLFEEVHRPFDLATGPLLRALLLRMEPDRHWLLLNFHHIVSDEWSLKICLRELTLLYDAYRRGRVSGLADLPIQYADYALWQRERLSGEVVEKQLEYWRKQLAGTPAPLELPGDFARRAAPAFRGKTTSHALPPALTAGLKNLAARSGTSLFMVLLASFKTLLFRYTQQDDLVVGSPIAGRNQLETEDLIGFFVNTLVLRTRVEGEITFEELLQRVRETTLGAYANQELPFERLVEALRPERTLNHNPFTRLMFAVQTGGLDEVAWPGLKARVLEVHTETAKFDLTFVVQETARGLVGRAEFNSDLFTETTIRRLLQHFENLVTAIVANPQQRVRELPILSPAEEQQLLVEWNQTAAVYPSDRSLTQLFEAQVERMPNRVVVSYGQESLTYAELNARANQLARHLVKLGAGPGVPVGLCMERSPSLIIGMLAILKAGSLYVPLDSGYPKPRLAHMLADSGAPVLLTQQHLLAFLPRTHARVVCINSDWDLISKETRDNLNPGCAADSIAYVMYTSGSTGQPKGVAIPHRAIARLVLNTNFIQLDAGDTIAQASNTSFDAATFEIWGALLNGARLVGISPDVALSPRDFARELREQGITVLFLTTALFNQVAADQPDAFANTRVVMFGGEAVDPKWVRAVLS